From a single Eretmochelys imbricata isolate rEreImb1 chromosome 13, rEreImb1.hap1, whole genome shotgun sequence genomic region:
- the EDEM2 gene encoding ER degradation-enhancing alpha-mannosidase-like protein 2, producing MLRSWYLLCCLWALHLPGAGEGAARGIDLAHYRERVKSMFYHAYDSYLENAFPYDELRPLTCDGQDTWGSFSLTLIDALDTLLILGNVSEFQRVVNVLQEGVDFDIDVNASVFETNIRVVGGLLSAHLLSKKAGVEVEAGWPCSGPLLRMAEEAARKLLPAFQTPTGMPYGTVNLLHGVNPGETPVTCTAGIGTFIVEFATLSHLTGDLVFEDVARKAIKALWKNRSDIGLVGNHIDVVTAKWVAQDAGIGAGVDSYFEYLVKGAILLHDEELMSMFLEYNKAIKNYTKFDDWYLWVQMYKGTVSMPVFQSLEAYWPGLQSLIGDINNAMRTFLNYYTVWKQFGGLPEFYNIPQGYTVEKREGYPLRPELIESAMYLYRATRDPTLLELGRDAVESIEKISKVECGFATIKDLRDHRLDNRMESFFLAETVKYLYLLFDPDNFIHNDGSAFDVVSMPYGECILGAGGYVFNTEAHPIDPAALHCCRKQKEEQWEVEDLMRAFYFLKKSKKSTFKRTADHSGRESQTASADTSSGSSRVEMNPEKNTKRRIPLLSCPNQPFTSKLSVLGQVFLDNT from the exons ATGCTCCGCTCCTGGTACCTGCTGTGCTGCCTCTGGGCCCTGCACCTGCCGGGcgccggggagggggcggcccGCGGCATAGACCTCGCCCACTACCG GGAGCGGGTCAAGTCCATGTTCTACCACGCCTACGACAGCTACCTGGAAAACGCGTTTCCCTACGATGAACTGCGGCCTCTGACGTGTGATGGACAGGACACCTGGGGAAG TTTTTCTCTCACGTTGATTGATGCTTTGGACACTCTACTA ATTttgggaaatgtttcagagttcCAGAGGGTTGTCAATgtgctgcaggagggggtggatTTTGATATTGACGTAAATGCGTCTGTCTTTGAAACCAACATCCGAG TGGTAGGTGGTCTCCTGTCTGCTCACTTGCTGTCTAAGAAAGCTGGTGTTGAAGTGGAAGCAGGATGGCCGTGCTCAGGACCTCTTCTGAGGATGGCGGAAGAAGCTGCTCGTAAACTCCTACCAG CTTTTCAGACCCCAACTGGGATGCCATATGGGACAGTGAACTTGCTGCATGGAGTAAACCCTGGAGAGACCCCAGTTACCTGTACTGCTGGTATCGGAACATTCATAGTGGAATTTGCCACGTTAAGCCATCTTACGGGTGACCTAGTGTTTGAGGATGTGGCCAGAAAAGCCATTAAGGCCCTGTGGAAAAATCGCTCCGATATTGGATTG GTGGGTAACCACATTGATGTGGTAACTGCCAAATGGGTAGCCCAAGATGCTGGCATTGGGGCAGGGGTAGATTCCTACTTTGAATACCTTGTTAAAGGAGCCATTCTGCTGCATGATGAAGAGCTGATGTCCATGTTCCTAG AATATAACAAAGCCATTAAGAACTACACAAAATTCGACGATTGGTACCTGTGGGTTCAGATGTACAAAGGGACAGTGTCCATGCCTGTCTTTCAGTCCCTAGAGGCCTACTGGCCAGGCTTACAG aGCCTGATAGGGGACATCAATAATGCCATGCGAACATTCCTCAATTATTACACTGTTTGGAAACAGTTTGGTGGGCTGCCTGAGTTTTACAACATTCCCCAGGGCTATACAGTGGAGAAGCGAGAAGGATACCCACTCAGACCTG AGCTGATCGAGAGTGCCATGTATCTGTACCGTGCCACACGAGATCCCACCCTCTTAGAACTGGGGAGAGATGCTGTGGAGTCCATAGAGAAAATCAGTAAGGTGGAGTGTGGATTTGCAACA ATCAAAGACCTGAGGGATCACCGACTGGATAATCGCATGGAATCCTTTTTCTTGGCTGAAACAGTGAAATATTTATATCTGCTGTTTGACCCAGATAACTTCATTCACAATGATGGGTCAGCCTTTGATGTGGTGTCCATGCCTTATGGGGAATGCATCCTTGGTGCTGGCGGATATGTCTTCAATACCGAAGCTCACCCCATAGACCCTGCTGCCCTGCACTGTTGTAGAAAACAGAAGGAAGAGCAGTGGGAAGTGGAAGACTTAATGAGAGCGTTTTACTTTCTGAAGAAAAGCAAAAAGTCCACGTTCAAGAGAACTGCAGACCATAGTGGGAGGGAAAGCCAGACAGCATCTGCAGATACTTCCTCAGGGAGCAGCAGGGTGGAAATGAACCCGGAGAAGAACACCAAAAGGAGAATCCCTCTCCTGAGCTGCCCTAATCAGCCCTTTACCTCCAAACTTTCAGTTCTGGGACAGGTCTTTCTAGACAACACGTGA